A single window of Syntrophotalea acetylenica DNA harbors:
- the lysA gene encoding diaminopimelate decarboxylase, whose amino-acid sequence MNHFQYRNNDLCCEEVPLKDIATQVGTPFYVYSHATLSRHLETFSSAFAEVPHLICYSIKANSNLAVLKTFVNHGAGFDIVSGGELFRAQKVGCDAAKIVYSGVGKTETEIADALQAGILMFNVESTQELDTINAVAGRLGKKAGIALRVNPDVDPQTHPYISTGMKKAKFGINISQALEDYRRAASLPNLEVIGVDCHIGSQLTKLSPFVDAIAKIRELVENLQQEGFAIKYLDLGGGLGITYDAEQPPSPADYARAIIEGTRGLGVTLIFEPGRVMVGNAGMLITRVLYVKKGEAKNFVIVDAAMNDLTRPALYGSYQGIQAADRSIDGTIIADVVGPICESGDFLAQDREIPAFSQGDLVAVASAGAYGFTMSSNYNSRRRVPEIMVKNDKVMVVRQRETYDDLIKGETIPEGL is encoded by the coding sequence ATGAACCACTTTCAATACCGCAACAACGATCTCTGCTGCGAAGAAGTCCCCCTGAAGGATATCGCCACCCAGGTCGGCACGCCGTTCTATGTATACTCCCACGCCACCTTGAGCCGACACCTGGAGACCTTTTCCTCCGCCTTTGCCGAGGTACCGCACCTGATCTGCTATTCCATCAAGGCCAACAGCAACCTGGCGGTACTCAAAACCTTCGTCAACCACGGTGCCGGTTTTGACATCGTCTCCGGTGGCGAACTGTTCCGCGCTCAAAAGGTCGGCTGCGATGCCGCCAAAATCGTCTACTCAGGCGTCGGCAAGACCGAAACCGAGATCGCCGATGCGCTGCAGGCCGGCATCCTGATGTTCAACGTCGAGTCGACGCAGGAACTTGACACCATCAATGCAGTGGCGGGCCGCCTCGGCAAAAAAGCCGGCATCGCGCTCCGTGTCAACCCCGACGTCGACCCGCAGACCCATCCGTACATCTCCACCGGCATGAAGAAGGCCAAGTTCGGCATCAACATTTCCCAGGCCCTGGAGGACTATCGCCGCGCTGCGAGCCTGCCGAATCTTGAAGTTATCGGGGTAGACTGCCATATCGGCAGCCAGTTGACCAAGCTGTCGCCTTTTGTCGACGCCATCGCTAAAATCCGCGAACTGGTGGAAAACCTGCAGCAGGAGGGCTTTGCCATCAAGTATCTGGATCTGGGAGGCGGCCTCGGTATCACCTACGACGCGGAACAGCCTCCCAGCCCCGCCGATTACGCCAGGGCCATCATTGAAGGGACCAGGGGCCTTGGTGTCACCCTGATTTTCGAACCGGGCCGCGTCATGGTCGGCAACGCCGGCATGCTAATCACCAGGGTCCTTTACGTCAAAAAGGGCGAAGCCAAAAATTTCGTCATTGTCGACGCCGCCATGAACGATCTGACCCGTCCGGCCCTGTACGGTTCCTACCAGGGCATCCAGGCCGCGGATCGCTCCATCGACGGCACCATCATCGCCGACGTGGTCGGTCCCATCTGTGAATCGGGCGACTTCCTCGCCCAGGACCGCGAGATCCCCGCTTTTTCCCAGGGTGACCTGGTAGCGGTAGCCTCCGCCGGAGCCTACGGATTCACCATGAGCTCCAACTACAACAGTCGTCGCCGGGTTCCCGAAATCATGGTCAAAAACGACAAGGTCATGGTGGTCCGCCAGCGCGAAACCTACGACGACCTGATCAAGGGCGAAACCATTCCGGAAGGGCTGTAA
- a CDS encoding fibronectin type III domain-containing protein, whose protein sequence is MKPHRLQTCLLLAVLVVMALGAGCGRKGPVRPQRQPLPAAPEHLELRQQGDGMLLSWSMPRLNQDGTELTDLAGFKIMRMEFEPNQDCPDCRDTSILLRQIELAYLRDVQQSDGRFFMADTGLQQGRGYQYRVIPYNLWGQDGTPAEARQVVTFLPPAPQQVAAETADGVLTLTWQAPALPAGLELVGYNVYRRRPGRPFAIAPLNPHPLAEPRFEDRLFKSGSTYLYAVRAIVKQDSQEIESLLSKAEVATPWAGAEAPF, encoded by the coding sequence ATGAAACCTCATCGACTGCAAACATGCCTGCTGCTTGCCGTGCTGGTGGTAATGGCCCTGGGCGCCGGCTGCGGCCGCAAAGGACCGGTGCGCCCCCAACGGCAACCGTTGCCCGCTGCGCCGGAGCACCTCGAACTGCGCCAGCAGGGCGACGGCATGCTGCTGTCCTGGAGCATGCCGCGCCTCAACCAGGACGGTACCGAGCTTACCGACCTGGCGGGTTTCAAGATCATGCGCATGGAATTCGAGCCGAATCAGGACTGTCCCGATTGTCGCGACACCTCCATACTGCTACGTCAGATCGAGCTCGCATACCTGCGTGATGTTCAGCAATCGGACGGCCGCTTTTTCATGGCGGACACCGGATTGCAGCAGGGCCGCGGCTATCAGTATCGCGTTATCCCCTACAATCTCTGGGGCCAGGACGGCACGCCGGCCGAGGCTCGCCAGGTTGTTACCTTCCTGCCGCCGGCGCCGCAACAGGTCGCTGCCGAAACCGCCGATGGTGTATTGACTCTGACCTGGCAAGCCCCTGCGCTGCCCGCCGGTCTCGAACTGGTCGGCTACAATGTCTACCGCCGACGTCCCGGGCGGCCCTTCGCCATCGCTCCGCTAAACCCCCATCCCCTTGCGGAACCGCGTTTCGAGGACCGCTTATTCAAAAGCGGCAGCACCTATCTTTACGCCGTCAGGGCGATTGTGAAGCAGGACAGCCAGGAAATCGAAAGTCTCCTCTCCAAAGCGGAGGTGGCGACGCCCTGGGCTGGCGCCGAGGCACCTTTTTGA